A portion of the Kwoniella newhampshirensis strain CBS 13917 chromosome 1, whole genome shotgun sequence genome contains these proteins:
- a CDS encoding FK506-binding protein 1: protein MFRSFLTNITARSTLHTRTFTSTAIKMGVTVETISAGDGKSFPKPGDQVAIHYVGTLLDGSKFDSSRDRGSPFVCRIGQGQVIKGWDEGVPQLSIGQKANLICSPDYAYGARGFPPVIPPNSTLKFEVELLKIN, encoded by the exons ATGTTCAGATCCTTCCTGACCAATATCACCGCTCGATCCACACTTCACACCAGAACCTTCACTTCCACAGCTATTAAAATGGGTGTTActgtcgag ACCATCTCTGCCGGTGACGGAAAGTCTTTCCCCAAGCCTGGTGACCAGGTCGCCATCCACT ACGTCGGTACCCTCCTCGACGGTTCCAAGTTCGACTCGTCTCGAGACCGAGGATCTCCCTTCGTCTGCAGGATCggtcaagg CCAGGTCATCAAGGGCTGGGACGAGGGTGTCCCTCAACTCTCCATCGGCCAAAAGGCGAACCTCATCTGTTCTCCTGACTACG CCTACGGTGCTCGAGGCTTCCCCCCTGTCATTCCCCCCAACTCGACCCTCAAgttcgaag TCGAGCTCCTCAAGATCAACTAA